A genome region from Solanum pennellii chromosome 12, SPENNV200 includes the following:
- the LOC107007707 gene encoding zinc finger A20 and AN1 domain-containing stress-associated protein 5: MAAQKREKEETELKVPESIPLCSPTLPVPSPSPPSTTTHLSVAVISDLKRSDRSSTESIDLKVSSMDDQSRSTSAASPESMDLVGRKTGVKRQREANRCSGIGCRRKVGLMPFRCRCGEVFCSEHRYSDRHDCSYDYKAAGREAIAKENPVVKAAKILKV, translated from the coding sequence ATGGCGGCGcagaagagagagaaagaagaaaccGAGCTGAAGGTACCGGAATCCATCCCTCTATGCTCTCCAACTCTACCGGTACCTTCACCATCGCCTCCTTCTACGACGACGCACCTCTCAGTTGCTGTTATCTCAGATCTGAAGCGTTCTGATAGATCGTCGACGGAGAGTATAGATCTGAAGGTCTCTAGTATGGATGATCAATCGAGATCTACATCAGCTGCATCGCCGGAAAGTATGGATCTGGTTGGTAGAAAAACAGGGGTTAAGAGGCAAAGAGAAGCGAACCGATGTTCTGGTATAGGTTGCCGGAGGAAAGTCGGATTGATGCCGTTCCGGTGCCGGTGTGGGGAAGTGTTCTGCTCGGAGCATAGGTATTCCGATCGACATGACTGTAGTTACGATTACAAAGCAGCTGGTCGTGAAGCTATTGCTAAGGAAAATCCAGTGGTGAAAGCTGCAAAAATTCTCAAAGTTTAA
- the LOC107006691 gene encoding protein PELPK1-like, with amino-acid sequence MGSQMKKQFACALAFFLIASCTMAYSPYESSDSTYNKVTTKEVKSEDFKVPSESEKEYKESSFPKFDYFKKASVSDDIYKKESYVPESKESFFPKFDYFKKPSVQEDDYKKASYVPEVPTKAKPEYKESSFPKFDYFKKPSVSDDSYKKESYVPEVPSKAKPEYKESFLPKFDYFKKPSVSEDSYKEVSYVPKVSSVPKEEYKVTSLPKTDYYKKPSVSENNYKKVSYVPKVPSVPKEEYKVPSLSKNDYYKKPTVPEDNYKKVSYVSKVPSIAKPEYKVPSLPKNDYYKKPSVLEDNYKKVSFVPKVPSMPKEEYKVPSFPKNNYYKKASPSPSPPPPYY; translated from the coding sequence ATGGGAAGCCAAATGAAGAAGCAATTTGCTTGTGCTTTGGCATTTTTCTTGATTGCCTCATGCACTATGGCATATTCACCTTATGAATCATCGGATTCAACATACAATAAAGTAACAACCAAAGAAGTCAAAAGTGAAGACTTCAAGGTGCCCTCAGAGTCGGAAAAGGAATATAAGGAGTCATCTTTTCCAAAATTTGACTATTTTAAGAAGGCATCAGTTTCAGATGATATCTACAAAAAGGAGTCATATGTTCCTGAATCTAAAGAGTCgttttttccaaaatttgacTACTTTAAGAAGCCGTCAGTTCAAGAAGACGACTACAAGAAGGCGTCCTATGTTCCAGAGGTACCCACGAAGGCTAAACCAGAATATAAGGAGTCATCTTTTCCAAAATTTGACTACTTTAAGAAGCCATCAGTTTCAGATGATAGCTACAAAAAGGAGTCATATGTTCCAGAGGTACCCTCAAAGGCTAAACCAGAATATAAGGAGTCATTTTTACCAAAATTTGACTACTTTAAGAAGCCATCAGTTTCAGAAGATAGCTACAAAGAGGTGTCATATGTTCCAAAGGTGTCCTCAGTGCCTAAAGAAGAATACAAGGTGACTTCTTTACCAAAAACTGATTACTACAAGAAGCCATCAGTTTCAGAAAACAACTACAAAAAAGTATCATATGTTCCAAAGGTGCCCTCAGTGCCTAAAGAAGAATACAAGGTGCCTTCTTTGTCAAAGAATGACTATTACAAGAAGCCAACAGTTCCAGAAGATAACTACAAGAAGGTGTCATACGTTTCAAAGGTACCCTCAATTGCTAAACCTGAATACAAGGTGCCTTCTTTGCCAAAGAATGACTACTACAAGAAGCCATCAGTTCTCGAAGATAACTACAAAAAGGTGTCATTTGTTCCAAAGGTTCCGTCAATGCCTAAAGAAGAATACAAAGTGCCTTCTTTTCCGAAAAACAACTACTACAAGAAGGCATCACCTTCTCCATCACCACCACCTCCATATTATTAA
- the LOC107007399 gene encoding uncharacterized protein LOC107007399 has translation MNSSGMGGGFLSGYNGGFLGMNMLQQPEPTSNNAVLGHQMNNNNVQSPVSAKMGLEHEKTIGLMDAQGCMAYGKDKAVGPSNVVNTSNNPNSNTSDEDEPSFNEDGNGENNNGAPGKKGSPWQRMKWTDNVVRLLIQVVACVGDDGSLEGPGVGLKRKSACLQKKGKWKTVSRIMMSNGCHVSPQQCEDKFNDLNKRYKKLNDILGRGTSCAVVENPVLMDSMPQLSAKAKDTVKKILNSKHLFYREMCAYHNGQKIPDCNDLEFPAHSSPVAAPCAKDHNGSQGDEAEENDESDDDDDESDDNHGDGDARKIGDFDERMRRVEENGYFLPQINGNDNFLAEINEFFHDPTKSQWDKKMWIKKRMLQLEEEKIGIQAEAFELEKRQVKWQRFCRKKDREFEIERLENKKLMLENEHMALQLKHKQHELDSKKPNVSFNSAPLSLDRPMGRDQLDAARYH, from the coding sequence ATGAATAGTTCTGGTATGGGTGGTGGTTTTTTATCTGGGTATAATGGTGGATTTTTGGGGATGAATATGCTGCAACAACCTGAACCAACTAGTAATAATGCAGTTCTTGGTCATCAGATGAACAACAATAATGTTCAATCGCCGGTGAGTGCAAAAATGGGGCTTGAACATGAAAAAACTATTGGTTTGATGGATGCACAAGGTTGTATGGCTTATGGGAAGGATAAAGCAGTTGGGCCAAGTAATGTTGTGAATACTAGTAATAATCCTAATAGCAATACGAGTGACGAGGATGAGCCTAGCTTTAATGAGGATGGAAATGGTGAGAACAACAATGGGGCACCGGGGAAGAAGGGATCTCCATGGCAGAGAATGAAATGGACTGATAATGTTGTTAGGCTTCTTATACAAGTAGTTGCTTGTGTTGGAGATGATGGTAGTTTGGAAGGTCCTGGAGTGGGGTTGAAGAGAAAATCTGCTTGCCTTCAGAAAAAGGGTAAATGGAAAACAGTATCGCGAATAATGATGAGTAACGGTTGTCATGTCTCACCTCAGCAGTGTGAGGATAAGTTTAATGATTTGAACAAGAGGTATAAGAAATTGAATGATATTCTTGGGAGGGGTACTTCTTGTGCTGTGGTGGAAAATCCGGTTCTAATGGACTCCATGCCGCAGCTTTCTGCCAAGGCCAAGGACACGGTGAAAAAGATACTTAACTCAAAACATTTGTTTTATAGAGAGATGTGTGCTTACCATAATGGGCAGAAGATACCTGATTGCAATGATCTTGAATTTCCAGCTCACTCTTCACCTGTTGCAGCACCGTGTGCAAAAGATCATAATGGCTCCCAGGGAGACGAAGctgaagaaaatgatgaaagtgatgatgatgatgatgaatcgGATGATAACCATGGTGATGGTGATGCACGTAAAATTGGAGATTTTGATGAGAGAATGAGACGAGTTGAAGAAAATGGCTACTTCTTGCCACAAATTAACGGGAATGATAATTTTTTGGCTGAAATTAATGAGTTTTTTCATGACCCTACAAAATCCCAATGGGATAAAAAAATGTGGATTAAGAAACGGATGTTACAACTGGAAGAGGAAAAGATTGGCATCCAGGCTGAAGCCTTTGAGTTGGAGAAACGTCAGGTTAAGTGGCAAAGGTTCTGCCGCAAGAAAGACAGGGAGTTTGAAATTGAAAGGCTGGAGAACAAGAAATTAATGTTGGAGAATGAACATATGGCATTGCAACTGAAGCATAAGCAGCACGAATTAGACAGTAAAAAGCCCAATGTTTCTTTCAATTCTGCACCTCTCAGCTTAGATAGACCGATGGGAAGAGATCAGCTTGATGCAGCTAGGTATCATTAG
- the LOC107005683 gene encoding methyltransferase N6AMT1, whose amino-acid sequence MLSRIAKIPLVSSHPEVYEPCDDSFALVDALLADRSNMLQQKPSICMEIGCGSGYVITSLAVMLGDEGFVPYYIATDINPHAIRVTRETMDAHGVYAELVNTDITSGLEKRLARSVDVLVVNPPYVPTPEDEVGFEGITSAWAGGENGRSVIDKILPAANNLLSDKGWLYMVTLTANKPSEICLEMRKKGYASRIILQRSTEEESLHIIKFWRDSDSHLDLNNLSYWSKLVGN is encoded by the coding sequence ATGCTTTCAAGAATTGCGAAAATCCCACTAGTGAGTTCACATCCTGAGGTTTATGAACCATGTGATGATTCGTTTGCATTGGTCGATGCATTATTAGCTGATCGAAGTAACATGTTACAACAGAAACCGTCCATTTGTATGGAAATTGGTTGTGGTAGTGGTTACGTTATTACATCACTTGCTGTTATGCTTGGAGACGAAGGATTTGTTCCATACTATATTGCAACAGACATCAACCCTCATGCAATAAGGGTGACTCGTGAGACCATGGATGCTCATGGGGTTTATGCAGAGTTGGTAAACACTGATATTACCTCTGGACTTGAGAAGCGCTTGGCAAGATCAGTTGATGTGCTGGTTGTGAACCCTCCTTATGTTCCTACACCTGAAGACGAAGTTGGTTTTGAAGGCATCACTTCGGCATGGGCTGGAGGGGAGAATGGTCGAAGCGTTATTGATAAAATCCTGCCTGCTGCCAACAATCTTTTGTCAGACAAGGGCTGGTTATATATGGTCACGCTTACTGCTAATAAACCCTCAGAAATATGTCTTGAGATGAGAAAGAAGGGTTATGCATCTCGAATTATCCTTCAAAGATCAACTGAAGAAGAGAGCCTTCATATTATCAAATTTTGGAGAGATTCTGATAGCCACTTGGACCTGAATAATCTAAGTTATTGGTCAAAACTGGTCGGGAATTAG
- the LOC107007400 gene encoding protein slowmo homolog has translation MVRAYSQEHTYKHPWERVTSASWRKFADPENKRILSHILEVDTLSHKLDSSSGKLYTTRAITIHAPGPWFLRKIIRQDICHCVESTVVDAQSRSMQLSTRNISLEKYIEVEEKIRYDPHPDNPKLWTVCKQETSIRIKPLSALASMAEKIEQKCVDKFQANSAKGREVMERMCKYLEAESRGISA, from the coding sequence ATGGTCAGAGCGTATTCACAAGAGCACACATATAAGCACCCATGGGAAAGAGTAACTTCTGCATCCTGGCGCAAGTTTGCTGATCCTGAGAACAAGCGCATTCTATCGCATATCCTCGAAGTTGACACATTGAGCCACAAGCTTGATTCCAGCTCAGGGAAGCTTTATACGACTCGTGCCATAACTATTCATGCACCAGGACCATGGTTCCTCCGCAAAATCATTCGTCAAGACATCTGCCACTGTGTAGAATCAACTGTTGTTGATGCCCAATCTCGGTCCATGCAGCTCTCCACTCGAAACATTAGTCTGGAGAAGTACATAGAAGTGGAAGAGAAAATCAGATATGACCCTCATCCAGATAATCCAAAGTTATGGACCGTCTGCAAGCAGGAAACGAGTATCAGGATTAAGCCCTTATCAGCACTGGCTTCAATGGCAGAGAAAATTGAACAGAAATGTGTGGACAAGTTTCAGGCAAACAGCGCAAAGGGAAGAGAAGTAATGGAACGAATGTGCAAGTACCTTGAAGCTGAATCCAGAGGCATTTCAGCATGA